From Platichthys flesus chromosome 7, fPlaFle2.1, whole genome shotgun sequence:
agctttttataaacagtctatggttgagAGGGAAGTTAGTAAAGTCTGTTTTAATCTAGTTGTAGTTTATCTGtagtgaagattttatagtcaatgtttatCATAAAATGAATCAGAAAtagctttattactgttcacgtgtgtggcttatataaaagttggaataattGACTTAAATGGTGGTATTTGTTCATACATTGCTTGTTAGCTGTTTCAGAGGTCATCCACACAAACTCCAGACCCAAGCTCAcaactttttaattaaaagctaTGTAATTCTGCTCAgtataaagcattgcagcaataAAACGAAaagttgtgcttttactttgaaaaccaATTGTCAACCAGGAAGTGATTCTACAAATATTGATGCCTCTGgaaatgaaatttaaatgatCTGGCCCCGATACTGTAGTTTATCTGAGGTCGTAGAACTAGAAATTTTCAACTCTATTCACAGACTGACTGTGAGCACACTGTCTGCTAAAGAGTACTGGGCGCctgtttattaaattatatcaaCAGTGAATATCTCACGTTCAAATCGCACCAAACTTACCACTGCCCTTCCTCTGTTAATTTACCACAGGGTACTCTCAGTATCCCAGTGTTTCTGGTCTGCTTATCCAAGCATATTTACTATTTTAACTTATATACATCGTCCAGAAGATTTGAATCCCCTCTGCCTGGTCACTGTAAGAAGAACGTGCTGTTTTGTGAAGTGATGATTTGCTGAACATCTGGTATGACGTAATGGTACAGTTAACACAGGATGTAAGTGTGGCTGCTTcagtaagagtgtgtgtgtgtgttaaccttATGTGGGAGGGAAGTGATGGAGGGGGACATGGCCACAAAGTATGCAAATAGAGATGTGAGCTGTGTGAGTTCTTTGTCTGAGTTCCTCTTCGAGTGGACAACTTTCAGCTGAAACTGTGGAGTTCAACAAAACTCCAGCAAACCTCAGGATCAGAGGGTTAACTTCTTAGACTGGATTGTATCAACCTGATGAAGATACAAATTCGGAATATTGGACATGGTTTCTTGATGTGGATTATTTGGACCTTGTACGGAGTGATGATTCTCCAACTAGAAATACCACAGTCCTTGGCTAGGGAACAATCATAGGTATTCCATCCTTAGTCATTCTAGTGTCCAAGGTTTATATCATTAtttgtttatacatttatatataacagtaataataatcagacagtatttattgtgtattttgaatctatatattttattgtcttgAGCTTTCAACTGTGATTATATACCTTTATAATGCTCTAACTCATTGATGAGGAGAGGGGCccaataaaatattgaaaaaatgcTAGTCAGAGCATAGTTTTATAATATAGAGATACCTGTAGCtagataaaaaatacaatatataataaaaagacGTTATCAATCTCCCCAATAAGTTTTGTACAGTCCCTTGTATATCATGTGattaagaagagaaaaaaagatggtTGAGTGCAGTTTAAAGGACTCCCTGAACTGCACTGGTGCTAAGTATGACTGGAAGATCACTCTGAGAAAACTTGTCTGTGGATGTCAAGTCTCATGGCTGCTGCTGGTACTGGCTCTCTGTGGCTGTGTAGAAATCCTCCAGCACGCTCTGCAGGTAATCGAAGGTGGGACGTTCCTCGGGCTTGTTCTTCCAACACTCCAGCATGATATCATAGAGTTCGCGGGGACAGCTCTCAATTCGCTGCATTCTGTTGTTCTTCTCCAGGAAACGGATCACCTCCGGGTTGGTCTGACCTGAAAACAAGAGCATGGGATTTTGTTAAGGACAGGCTGCAGAGCCTCAATCTTTTAAAAACGAAACAAATTATAGTCTGTTGTTAGATGACTTGGATACCATAGTCATGTCTTTCAGTTGGATCAGCAATCAAACTCCAATATCTAAACAACTGTTCAGGATCTCTGCAGAactgggtctggactttctccacaATTGGTTAGTCTGCATTTCACATGTGCACAATGCAGCAGTGGTTCTCAGCTAACACATTCAAAACACCAACGAATTCTCCGCTGTAATCAGGCACAGACCGTATTCATTCAGGTAGAGTCTTcaacattgtgttgtattttaaaagtcaattatattatcaatcaatcaatcaaattttatttgtgtagcccatattcacaaattacaagtGACTCATAGGGCTTTATCAGGGTGTGAAATCCTCTGTCTTTAACCCTccacaagagtaaggaaaaactactaaaaacccttttaacagggtcaaaatacatagaaacctctgagagagccacatgtgagggatccctctcccaggacggacagaagggcaatagatgccacgtgtaggaaataTTAATTatctatattaatataaaatctTCTTCTTAAAAGGGACTAAAgctgacaaataaatgtaatggagttgaaaaaacaataattccCTCTGAGATGGATCAGAGTGGAAGTATGAAAATGAATATACATGTAAACATTTGAGCCTGCAGGAGGGGAGTTATCGTGTTGGCAGCTGATGGCGGATagtggtggtggatcctgataGTGTCAGTGGATCATGACGATGGATCGTGGATcctggtggcagctgatcgtggACCTCTTATTttcaacaagactgcttgatatacaatatacCTACCCAGATACTCTACCATCACTGACATAACTCCTCACTTCATTTACTTTACATTATGctaaaaactgtttattctaaCCAATGTTGCTGATGTTCTCTGtcacacttgacatctattgcacttctgtccgtcctgggaaagggatccctcacatgtggctctacGTCTTTTTTATACTCTCTTTGAGGGTTAAGGTTAAAAGATGTCACACGTAGTTAAAGcccaatgagacaaattgtgatttgtgaatatgggctctaCAAGTATAATTTAATTGATTTGAATGATTGATATATGTCTTCAGAGGCAAGGATGTTCATGCGGTTCTTGACCTCCccagaatgtatttatttaaccaaATCACTcaagttatttgatttattcagaCCAACTCAACATGATAGAAACCACTTCATTAAATGGGATAACTTATGTAATAAAGATTTACATAGAATTTTAAAAcgtaattaaaatgaattatatTGATAATATCTCCTTTGAGTACTCTAGTACTTCAGGAGACGAAAATAAATATTTGGTGTATTCAGACCATCTTCGTCTGATTTTAACCTATGTACTGTCAACCTGCGTTAGAGAggcaaaaatatacaaaaatgaGGTATCtatgagaaaaaaattaaactatATCAACAATATAGCtctgaacaaaaacatttttttaaagtttaggAAGTATACAATTGGACATGACATACAAGTGTCCATTTTCCTTCAGAGGCCTTCCTGAAAATAATAACTCAAATCTGAAATCAGTGCTCCACCAACCTGGGTATGGAGTGCGCCCATAGGTGATAATCTCCATCAGCAAGATGCCAAAGGACCAGACATCAGATTTGATTGTGAAAGATCCGTAGTTGATGGCCTCTGGGGCTGTCCATTTGATGGGGAATTTGGCTCCTAGTTGTTGGGGGAAATTTCAAATTCTTAAGAAATGGTTTTGAGGCATTACTTGGCTCCTAATAACACTGCTGAGAGGGTCCCTAGATGCTCTCACATCCCCTCAAACACTTAACTTCCTCGGCCCATTTAGTGAGCCTTAAGTCATTCTCATCTTCTTTCAACAGTTTTGTCCCTCATGTTGTAATACGAAATCTGTATGACACTAATTATTTTCCCCTGAACAGTGAgagcttcttcttcatcacttcatcaacAGTTTCTCAATAACCTGTGCTGATGTGGATACACAACGTGAGACAGAGAGTATTGTGTTGTACCTTCCCTGGCTGTGTACTCGTTGTCTTCAATAATACGAGCAAGGCCAAAGTCAGCAATTTTGCAAACTAAAGCCTTGTTGACGAGGATGTTGGCAGCTCTCAGGTCTCTGTGGATGTAGTTCCTCTGCTCAATGTAGGCCATGCCCTCTGCAATCTGGAGACAAGAGGTAAacctttaaaggggacatattttgcccattttaccacagttgatatggttccttggggtcttaatgaaatgtctgtaacatattttgggccaaaataccacaaggagcatttaaaacagcaaccctttttaccctgtctataacagtcctcctcagattgacctgttttgagtgccccgcgcCCCTTACCCctggtgagcctggctgcgagagccccagctccccagcgcagccccgcagtgggagcagtgggagcagtgggagcttgagctggtgcagcagcagcatccttccacactgttgagtcaacgtttagaggtgtcccggggcttccttgtttatgcggccacttaaatgtctgacgggtagcagcagcgagctaacgctagccgggctccacctgGTGTTAGCTCGCTCTTCCAAGTCCAtctagcgagactccctacatgggcatggtgtgactatgacgtttatttcggtcgtaatcccattcgacgcactctagcgtatcgtttcttacatagaggaaccacaacaaatcgcgggagttgtttttttacagagtttttgggacggtagatatgccagatacccaaattaacgtgtagaagcactacaaaagtggaattttcataatatgtcccctttaagagtAAGACTAGATAAGAGTGGATAAGATCAATCTCTCTTATCTGATGAATCAtttcacataaaaaaactgaatgatAACCCTCATGTTCCCTCTTCATGCAGCAGGGGGCCATCTCCCTCATAATCTCATTCACACTTCGAAGTTATGCCATATGTATGCTGGAAAATGTTCTATTTTATTTATCCCAGTTAAAGAATCTTCTTGTAGATTTTTTCCCATACTGTATGTCTCCATCCGCAGCGATGAGCTGTTACTTTCTAAGAGGTGGCACAGATTGGAATGGAACTGCAAATCTAAAAGTACTCGCACTGTGTATCTGCAGCTGGATCAGAGTGACTGGATGCAGTTCAAATTCAGTCCCAACAATGATGATTATTCAGTGATATTCCACTAGTTCAGCATTATTTCAGCTTGGACTGCATTTTACCACCACATACATATAAAATGAAGCTCTTCGTTGCTTATGGATATGGACAGTCTGGCATACAAGTATAGTCATCAATGTTCAAAAAATGGATTGTCGCAGAATTACACATCTCAGTTTCAACCAGAGAACCTGGACTAACAAGTTGAGGTATGGAATAGACTGAAGATGACTCTCACCTGGGCAGAGAAGTCAATGAGCTTGGGGAGCTGGACACGGTTTCCTTCATCACTCTTTAAGAAGTCCAGTAAACTACCTGtgggcaacacacacaaatacatcaaGAAACACATGCAACACTCACCCTATAAGAAAATATCTGTACCTTGGttgcaaaaaaatatacaaataaaaaggttCAGCTGGTATAtgtaatgttaaataaatgtcatgTCCATTAGTAATGGAGATATATAAATGGCCACAGTTTTGTAAAGCAAGTGCACAATGAATGCATTTGCACCATTACTTGGGAGAGGCAGAGTCCCAAACTATTACTTCTCGTAGCCGTTACTTCAAACTAACTGTTAAGGAAGTCTGTTAGCTATAATGTTTTTGAACACTCTCTAATGCAGATGTTCAGATGTAGCAGATGACTAGATATACAGATTCcgttttaatttcttttttagtTGAGCTATTCCACAGTCTTTTCATGTTAACACCATCCAACTACAAAAGACCCCCAGGGACATAAGTTCCCCCTGATGGAAATTACTGCCTTGTGATTTGTTACATacggtaaataaataaattaaataaatgaacgaATGAACCGCTAACATTGACTTAAGACAAAAGAACAAACCAACTGTACACCTATGTTTTTAATGTACTtcctctgtacacacacacacccacgcacctTTCTCCATGTATTCAGTTATGATATAGATAGGCTCCTCCTTGGAGACCACAGCATGGAGTCGGACCAGTTTATCGTGCTGAAGGGTCTTCATCAGGTTGGCCTCTCCCATAAAGGCTTCAACTGACATGGTGCCAGGTTTCATGGTCTTCACTGCTACCTTGGTATGCTTATTGTATGTAGCTTGAAACAAAAATTAGCATTGGAAAATTAATTACTAACTTCATTTTGCTACCCCAAATGATTGGATCCTAAAGCACTTCTGATCTATCTCACCCATCCAGACCTCTCCAAACTGGCCTTGACCAAGCTTCTTGTCCAGTTTGAGAGATGATCTCGGGATTTCCCAGGCGTCTTTCTCCCACGGCTTGTCAGGCTTGGGGCTCAGGCACGGACTGGTCAGGGTTTGACAGAGGCCATCTCCCTGCTCTGGAATAAACAGAAAGTTAAATTTcctgatttaatttgtttacttatacattattacattattgatCAGAACTACgttgttcttatttttttaGGGGAAATTATGTAATATCATAAATCAATTCGATATAAGTTTTGTACTAATTGCATCACGGTGGtttgcctccaccaaccagtcaTATTGCAGGATATATTGTCTTAATTTCCCCGTCTATTTTTGATTCATGACGTTAAATGATGCTAAGTATATGTCGTCACTGTgcagttgacctttgaccttttggataTAAAATGTGACCAATTagacatttgaatgaaattgTGTTATAATTAAAGTATAAATGTTTGAGTTAAAGCCGCAAATATGTCTTGTGAGGTTATAGACCTTGACCGCCAAAtcctaatcagttcatccttgagtccaactgaaggcttgaataaaattaataaaactccTTGTCAGTGTTACAGTCTTATTGCGTTCATGAAAGTGGTACAAAATAGGTGTAAAATTCTATAAAGTTAGTATGTGTCACGGATATTTTccagagtgtgttgtgtgttgcaaTTAATCCCTAATAATGACTTTGGATTCCTCGATTATTCCcattatattaatttaatgaTGATAACAAGACCACTCAAGTTACTTATAGAGGAGCAGACTGACAGTGGTCACTTACTCTTGTAATGGTTGACCAGCTCCTGCAGCGTGATGAAGGTGATGCGAGGAGAGATGTAGAATCCTCCGTTGTCCAGAGTTCGGATCTTATAATGTTTGACTGAATGTTGGACATCGTTGTccctgacagacagagagtagCTCCCTGttgtaaaatagaaaaaaaacaatctgataCACAATATACACACCACCAATATCCATTTTACTGACACTGGCTTATATTTTTAGATGgttaaaaattacaaaaaaaatgtatttatatgttaCCCAACTAAATGTATCTTATATTTCACAAAGATGTTTATTCTTGTAAGGATAGAAAAACGTCTGGGATTGTCTGCAGACCAACACAGAGCTCTGAAAGGGCCACTCCAGTGATGAAGTGTTATACTTCATAAatattcacaaacaaacaaagaaaataatggtCCAACTCCAATACTGTGACTTGTGGTTTCGGAAGTCAAGTTCGGAAACAACTGGATCCTTACTTTTCCATGATCTAAGTCTCAAGCCCAAAAACTATTTTCCCCATGTGAACATTATGTAGTTCAGAACTTGAGGCTTAAATCCAGAGAAAACATGTTACAACTGCTTTCACAGGCTGAGTACTACTCATTACTGCTAACTTAATTCTGTTCGCCAAAAATGTAAAGTTCCCCTTAAACTACCCACATAATTCAGTATGTAAAACATTGAGGATAAAAGTATACATTAAAGTATCCTAATGTTGTTTCCTTTGTATGTGGCACCCCAGCCCGTCCACTCCACCTCTGCATCGGTCAATCGGCTTGCTGCTCCGTCACTGCGAGCtaaccactcaacaaaatcatgactgtttgctgtcctggctcctaaatggtggaacgagctccccaatAACATCAGGAcggcagaaagtctacacatcttccaccgcaggctgaagacacatctcttctgaCTAAACCTTGGTGAGAAGATGATTTCTAATAACCATCGTCAActcttgtgtttatatttaaagttaGTTGCACTTATATGAGACTTACATGTAGCATTTTTGGTTTGGCTAGTTTGGAGTAAATTGTACTTcaatgattcttgctgttctggatTTGTACCCTcttggttgaatgcacttattgtattttgctttggataaaagcctcaGATAAATGATATGCTATGTAATGGGATGTCAAATCTTAATTgaagataaaccaggtaggatgatcACAGTTTTCTAACCTGATTCTGCACCAAAGACTTTTATTAAACCTTCTGCACAGAgtgtccagcacacaaacagtgagTGTAGAACTTTTTattcactaatgacaaggaataactctgaagtagctccagagcattaacacaaGTTTAGAATGTGCAGTGCACTAGATAACGTTAAAATAATTACTCTGTTGTATGCAGTACTGTCACTTTGTGTTGTACATTAGCATAACCCTGGCTCAAAATCTGTGAGgtaacagaaatgaaaaataaagtttatctgTATTGTAGAAACATTTTTGTTGGAGCAGTAACTGCTAAAATCCAGCTGAATAATTTGTCAGGTGGAATATTTGGTGTCAATCAGGGTTTCTAATTTCAGGGTAGCTGGGGGATTGCTaggggtgggtggtggtggtggtgggggaaAAAGGACAGAGGCCTTCCCTGTGATATTTAGGGGGGCTCTCATAAGTGTTCACTCTTATGTCCgagattatatttaattttatgtaCATTATGttcctaaaatataaaaatataattggGCCAATTTTCACCATAAAGCCACTGTGTAATTCGAACCCTGGTGTCAATCATTTTCCTACATGCTTACTGAAAAAAATACTCCACCACAGAACAAACCATCTACTTTATTTACTCACCCTTGGACGTCTCACTGTCTCGGATCATGTAGGATCCTACTTTGTTCCCTTGAGCCAGCAGCTGCCTCTCAGCATCTTTCCTGCTCACGCCCTTAAAGAACCAGCtaaacaacaggaagcagattgctTAGTACAGAAACCTCTCAAGTGGCTCAACTTGTGCAAGCCTTTATTTTCCATTGACAATCACAGTACAGTTCATGAAAACCTATTGTAAATATAGCACATGATACTGCTAGTATAAGgtacatttattaattaatttaagaaTAGCAGTAATAATGTACTGTGATTTGATTCTGCACCTTCCTAAGACCAAAGGCATTTAActatattatttcatattcaaagacagaaaaaaattaGATGTGAGTCCACTTACTCCTCTACCTCCAGAGTATCTTTGGCTACATAATTGCTGGGGATGTAGCCTTCCTGACCTGTACTTATTAACATAGCTCTCCACCACTCCCCCATcctacagagaaagagagacaggaggtGGGACAAAGACACACGTGTGATTAGTTCATGTACGACAAATAAAACCACCAATTAAATTTAGAACTGAggcaacaaagacaaaatgatcTTTCTCACTGCTGACGTTCCACTTACTCCTCCAAAATTTTGAGCTTCTCTCCCTTCTTGAAGCCGAGGTCTCCATCGTGAATGGCCTCATAGTCAAACAGCGCCATGGCAATACTTTCCCCTGCTGTACAAGAAGTACAAGCACAGTGTGAGCATGCTTTCATTGtgtgtgaatattttttttttttttgtggacaCTTGTCTGAACTGCGTCTGCCTTTCCACTTTGACTGTGTAACTCACTTCCTTGTACAGTATGACTGATATaaatagcagtcaggcctctgtACAGCTGTGTGGTGAGGCTGAGAGCGAGACTATCGCTCTGTACCCACTCACTGACTCGccttcctcactctctctcccatgTTGTGCTGCGCTTCAGCGTTTCTCTGTGTCCAATCAGCACTGACCTGCATGAGACTGTTTAAACTGTCTTGTCTATGGTGCGAGGTATGAAACAGCTCTGCAGTCCACTGACAATAACAACTCATGAGTAATTGACAGTAAAAAACAAGATGCATAACCTAATGCAGGTGATTAAAGGTTGTATTACTGCCTAGGCTGAAGTACAGCagtatgtaaataaagtgttgaCTCACCAGATGAATTGGATGGCATTTTGCTCTGTGGAGAGATAGACAGTGACATGGTTGTGTAAACCAAAGATAAGCAGCCAGTTCTACCAAACATTGACATATATGCATACAGTaaatatctgtttattttgttaatatacagtatacattCACATCTATATATCTGGCGTTATGTTTATGAGTTGATTCAACACTTTATATGGAATGTACAGCATCATCTTTAAAGGAGAGAATTGTCTACTTGAATTCTACTTTCTCCCTGAAGCAAACTAAGATCATTATTTGTCCGCATCACATTATGACCCAAGTTCAGCCTGAATCgctgcaaagaaaacaaaggaggGAAGTAAAGTACGAGTTTGTCATATCAACTTCAAATATCAGGATGTTGTCGGTGCAACTTTAGTTTAGATTTTTTTGCTTGGGTTTTCCCTTTATGAGAAGGTGTGAATGCTTGTGGAATGCTTGTGCGAAGGTGTAGCCCACTAAGTTGAACTGTGCACCAGACAGGCAGCAGACTGGGAACTTGGACAGCCTTTGAGATAATACATGATACGTCTTAGGTGTTGGTTAATCTTGTAGTTTTGATTAAACATCCCCTGCCTAAGAACTCTAGTTCTGCTTCGGgcacttcctctttcttcatGAGGGTAAAAGAGGCGTTACAGTCAGCCCACAGGAAGCAGTAGCCAGAGGAACCGCACTTTACATGCAGCAGTGATACAGATCGAAACTCTGGTCAGTATGCAAACTGACGAAAGGCCACATGAACATGCTCAGAGTGTAAGTTGTAAGTTGTAAGTTGTAAGTCCTCACAATGTAAATTTCAACATTTTAGGGTCAAGATACGCTTTAAGGAAGGATTTAGGTTAAGGCTAggataagggttagggttaggcaagtagtaactatggttaaCTAAGGTTAGAGTAATTTTCCAGGGAATGAATGTAGGTCAACGTAAAGTCAGTAGacccaactgtgtgtgtgtgtgtgccattttTATTGGCAAAATGTacctttttgtttaaatatacaataattAGGCTTAAGATATAAAATCTTGTTTAGTCATGAAAGTACagtatttatttaagtaaataTAATATGTCCACTTTCAGTTTGTATTTGAACTTAACTTTTTCTAATGTAGCAAAGTATATacctttactttactttaaattacATGATGAACACCAACAGAAACGAGTAACTGTCTCAATGTTATCACTTACAGCTTTGCTTGAGTTTCCTGCGGTGGGGTCTTTGACATAGTGGGCCGTCTGAACGCGGTTCTGCAGCTCATCGATACCCGTCTCTTTGCCCTGAGGCTCATGCTCTTCCTTTGAGCCCACACAGCCCATGGTGCCTTCAGCAGCAGGATGACATGAGGAGAAACAGCCAGTCACGTGTGgttagcagcagcaggaaaaggCAACTGGGTTGTTAAATGCAATAATCAGGCAAAGTTCTCTGTGTCCTCAATTATTTAGAGTAATGGGATGCATCGGAGGTCACACATACACTTAAATTATGCTGTATAGGAATTGTACAGCATACTTACACATAATGCCACTGTCCACTTTTATTTCAGATTCTCTTATTTTTACACGTGTTCATATGGTTTTCTTAAATCCAGCCCCATGATCCCTCTATCGTGTCGCAGTCTGTTTGGATTGGGCATCGAACAACCCCCTGCTTACTGTGTTTAGAACATGCAGATTATGACTTGTCAGCAGCATTGTCCACTATGAATTTCTTTGCAAACTTTGACCCTTTCAGCTCAGTgacacagaaatgaatcatCACTATTCATCACTACCTTCAGCTATAGCtaagtgttaatgtgttttaaaaacgtCTATAACATTGG
This genomic window contains:
- the hck gene encoding tyrosine-protein kinase HCK yields the protein MGCVGSKEEHEPQGKETGIDELQNRVQTAHYVKDPTAGNSSKASKMPSNSSAGESIAMALFDYEAIHDGDLGFKKGEKLKILEEMGEWWRAMLISTGQEGYIPSNYVAKDTLEVEDWFFKGVSRKDAERQLLAQGNKVGSYMIRDSETSKGSYSLSVRDNDVQHSVKHYKIRTLDNGGFYISPRITFITLQELVNHYKKQGDGLCQTLTSPCLSPKPDKPWEKDAWEIPRSSLKLDKKLGQGQFGEVWMATYNKHTKVAVKTMKPGTMSVEAFMGEANLMKTLQHDKLVRLHAVVSKEEPIYIITEYMEKGSLLDFLKSDEGNRVQLPKLIDFSAQIAEGMAYIEQRNYIHRDLRAANILVNKALVCKIADFGLARIIEDNEYTAREGAKFPIKWTAPEAINYGSFTIKSDVWSFGILLMEIITYGRTPYPGQTNPEVIRFLEKNNRMQRIESCPRELYDIMLECWKNKPEERPTFDYLQSVLEDFYTATESQYQQQP